AACATCATACAACAGTAAATATTCATCTTCTGAAATGTCGCCATCATCGAAACTTGTCAGTAACAATTCACGAACCTTTCTAAAAGTAGTCATCACtcttgtatttatttctaaTCTTCAACAGGAAAAGGCGCTACAACAACCCGCCGTCGCGCGAGCTTTCTTAATGCTATTTTTCGCACCATTGCGACGGCGACCTCACCCCAAGCCCCCTCGACCAAGTCTGCCGTCGTAGAATCTCGCCGTCGTCAGATCTTAAGCTCACTAATGTAAAGCCGGcggggggggaggcagggcatggggtggggatttgattgtctttgttggccctggggtagggcatttgactgatcttgttctcccgaggggggggggggggatatttgaatctttcttcgcccgacgtggatatatttgactgccgacttGGGCGAAAAAGACTGATACCTAGCATCTGTTAATTAGCATCTGTCACTgccacgcttcacgcatgcgccgtacggtttgaaaagatcaggaagtcatggaGACCACTGAGAACAGGAgaaggctgagtggatttcactgttttgtcttcaaatttcatttctttgagcgtgtttttgatcaattgaacctcttaaaatactgtggtatcaaagtaaacaaaattaaagagaaaccaagtcgatttttgcaagtacaattgattagtgtatggctcattcgctacaatcagTGTAAACTTACgaaactgacttttttttttacagaatgtggactttctcctcaaggtttatgtattctacgcagtgtaacacggatatggttaaaacgtataattgcagctgtaacaggaacatgtatctttggtgatgcagcaacgtttataaaagattgcagagttttatttggggatatttttattgtgcctttcttgggttctgccttgggattgacagcaatgtgcagcctagggcggggaaatttggttgcatttgactggaatgatttgcccgtgggcagcGAATTTGATTAaaaagtcaaatccccaccctacGCTCTGCCTCCCTCCCCGCCGGCATTACATTGATAGGCGCATTATACttgccgaagcttgtggattgcaggacgacgtgattgtactttgtttggcgtcgtcgatgacaccacgacgacgaaatttgcgcagtacactgtaactcacttctggtcgtcgtcgacaaagtcgtcgtcgtggttcttaagttccctaataccAGCCCTTAGTGTCTACCGTAAAAGACGCTTTAATGGAAAAgtggaatctcatacaaaaccaaccgcTACTTTGCTaactttttaaagaaccaccccTTATTTCCTAATAGAAAGGAAAACCATGTCAAAGaacatgcttgttagagccaaaatattaaaggtCAACACAcggtttcacgccggtatagatgtgcaaCCTGTCACCCCTAgcagtttttcaccaaaaataatTTACGTATCCAAAAGGTTAGAGTGGGCGTTTCCCTCTGTGTCCAATTAACCTCTCTTCATTACTTTTTATGGTGCCCTGTAATcaacagggaaaccaagttcgcatttgCAATAAAAGCTTTGGTGAAATACAGTATCATGTTGCATAATGAAGTTTAAGTTCAATCAGATGAtgcatttttacaagttttacatgttttatagcgatcaaagtcttgaaactgagtgaaacgcgcaacaaatattaataattaacatacATTTTTGCTTATTTACTGTgattaaccgacaaccgacaaagatcgaaaattttaaccgactaccgacaaagtaactaaattttaaccgacaaccgaccagtggacccccccccccccccccccgattcAGACCCTCTTAACAGGGTCACTGATTAAATTTCACATGCTCAAATTTCGCGAATTTTTTACAATCGCCAAAAACGCGAAATTTAGGACCCTCGAAATTAAGTACTAATATGTAACTCAAGTTCTTAAACAGAAGGATCTATGAAACTGTGaaaggagtcatttcaaaagcagcattgctgagcaccatttaaagacgaaacatcaaattgactggccTGGGACTCTGCGagatgtataacgtattctacatcAAAGGCTACCAGCTTTTTAGGCGCGACCGTGTCGGCTGGCAACATGGAGGTGTGTGTATGTACGTTAAAGATTCGACCCAGTGCAAGGTTCTATCTGACCTTCATCATGAGGATCATGAAGCTCTCTGGGCCGACCTTAGGCCCACCCGATTACCGCGCGGATTCTCCAACATTATCGTAGGCGTGGTGTATCAACCCCCAGACGCCAACGACTCCGCTATGAGGGACTATTTGGTGACATCCTTAATGTCTCTTGAGGCAAATTTTTCTAATTGTGCCATTATTTTGGCTGGTGACTTTAACAGGTCGCTCCTTCCTATGGTCCAATCTGCTGTTAAGGCCTTTCACCTCAAGCCTACTGTCCCATTTCCTACTAGAGGTAATAATACTCTGGATCAAATTTTCACCAACTTCCCTGAATTTTTCTCTGCTCCATGTAGCCTTCCTCCTTTTGGTTTATCTGACCACCTGTCTGTGTTTATGGGGCCGGGAATCAGGGAGGCGCCCTCTAAGTCTAAATGCAAGATCATCCTCTCCAGAGACAAGAGACCCAGCAAAAGAGCCAGTGTGGGCAGATTTTTTCTTCAAGTGCCTTGGTCTGACCTTCTTTCACCTGATTTGTCATGTGAACTCAAGCTTAGAACTCTCACTGACATTATTAACCTTGGGCTGAACACGATCATGCCCGAGCGTTCTACAAAGGTGTACGAGACTGACCGGCCTTGGTTGTCTGTACAACTCAAACAACTAATTGCCCGTCGTCAGAAGGCATTTGCATCCGGGAACCAGTACCTATTTAAGATCTTAAGAAACAAAGTGAATCGAGAATGTAAGCGCTGTCGGAAGGTCTATTACGAAAACAAGGTTGAAGGCCTGCGCGCTTCCAGGCCTCGTGATTGGTGGAGAGAGGTGAAACAGCTTTGTGGCTCCACTAAATCTACTGAGCGCGATCTGAAATCCATGCTCCATAAGGATCTCGTATGTGAAGATGCAGTTCTAGCTGAGAAAATTAACCAGGCGTTTATTAGCGTAATGAAGGACTACTCGCCATTGGCAGATAGCGCGCGGGTGTCAGCAGTTGATGATGATCCAATTTTAGTTACCAAGCAATCTGTCGCGAGGAAGCTTCGTGAGGTCAGCATTTCTCATGCGAGTGGCCCGGACGACATTCCAAACTGGGTCCTAAAGGAATATGCTGATATCTTGGCAGTGCCCATTGCTGTCATCTTGAACGCCTCTTTCTCTGAAGTCAGTGTACCTCGTGTATGGAAACTGGCCGATGTTCCACCGCTACCCAAAGCGCCAATTGTCTCTGACTTTAACAAAGATCTACGGCCAATCTCACTTACTTCAACCATGTCGAAGATCGCTGAGAGCTTTGTTATCGAGAAGGCTCTGAAGCCCGTGGTGCTATCCCACATTGATCCAGGTCAATTTGCTTTCATCCCGGGCTCTTCCACTACGTTCGCGCTTATCTCTATGTTTCATCATTGGCTGCGCGCCACCGATGGCTCTGGGGCGTCTGTAAGAACCGCTCTACTGGACCTTCGTAAAGCTTTCGACTTAGTGGACCATAATATCTTGGTTGGCAAACTTTATACTCTCGGGGTTAAGCCAACTGCCATTAACTGGATTATTGATTTCTTGAAGGACAGAAAGCAAAGAGTCAAGCTAAATGGAGTttactctgattggcttaatgtTCCTGCGGGTGTTCCCCAGGGGACTCGTCTTGGCCTTTGGTTATTCTTGGTGCTGATAAACGACCTTAGGTTACCTGATGGGTCGTTTGCTATGTGGAAATTCGCCGATGACACTACTGTTTCGGAAATAGTACCACCATCCAAACAAAGCGCACTTCAGCAAGCTGTCGACTTTATCAGCTCCTGGTCTCAGGAGAACCGCCTGCAGCTGAATCCATCCAAATGTAAGGAGCTGCAGTCATGCTTTACGAGATCTCCTCCAACTCATTCTCCAGTTGAACTCGATGGCCTTGCTTTCGAGTCAGTCAACTCGGCTAAAGTGCTCGGCGTTACCATAAGATATGATTTCAAATGGAACGATCACATCTTTAATGTAACGtcaaaggctgccaaaagaTTGTACCTCCTGAGTCAACTCAAACGAGCTGGTATCTGTGCGAgtgatcttgttttattttactgtagtACCATAAGATCGGTTTTAGAATACGCATGTCAAGTATTTCACTCCAGTCTTCCGTACTATTTATCCGAGGAGCTGGAACGTATTCAGAAGCGCGCCTTGCGCATTATCTTTCCTTATGCAAGCTACAACAGCGCGCTCAAAGAGGCAGGCATCCCCTCTCTTTATGACAGGCGAGCTTCTCTATCGTCTGATCTTTTTAACGACATTGTTCTTGACATTAATCACAAGCTCGCAGGTCTGCTCCCACCTAAAGCTGAGCACCATAGGCAGCTGCGCAGCAATAGAAAGTTTAACGTGCCAGTGTGCAAGACTGatcgttttaaaaaatcttttattgttagccatagcctaagaatgtaaataaatttgtttaaatatgtatattttcctaacacaaggttatccttagtgaaatgtttttgttagatttgtacattttcattattatagtttttaaaatccattttaactaaaacttgtatattatacacgtaattcagtcttcggactgcgaggtgttccttttttaataaacgatttatctatctatctatctatctatctatctatctatcagaCTACtttcaacgtcttactttagaaagctggtttactaacttggaccaaacgccactgaatcgtggccaacagttaccagcgccgtaaaaaggacttattgacgagatcaagcaaaactaactacgagagaacga
The sequence above is a segment of the Porites lutea chromosome 3, jaPorLute2.1, whole genome shotgun sequence genome. Coding sequences within it:
- the LOC140932400 gene encoding uncharacterized protein, translated to MYNVFYIKGYQLFRRDRVGWQHGGVCMYVKDSTQCKVLSDLHHEDHEALWADLRPTRLPRGFSNIIVGVVYQPPDANDSAMRDYLVTSLMSLEANFSNCAIILAGDFNRSLLPMVQSAVKAFHLKPTVPFPTRGNNTLDQIFTNFPEFFSAPCSLPPFGLSDHLSVFMGPGIREAPSKSKCKIILSRDKRPSKRASVGRFFLQVPWSDLLSPDLSCELKLRTLTDIINLGLNTIMPERSTKVYETDRPWLSVQLKQLIARRQKAFASGNQYLFKILRNKVNRECKRCRKVYYENKVEGLRASRPRDWWREVKQLCGSTKSTERDLKSMLHKDLVCEDAVLAEKINQAFISVMKDYSPLADSARVSAVDDDPILVTKQSVARKLREVSISHASGPDDIPNWVLKEYADILAVPIAVILNASFSEVSVPRVWKLADVPPLPKAPIVSDFNKDLRPISLTSTMSKIAESFVIEKALKPVVLSHIDPGQFAFIPGSSTTFALISMFHHWLRATDGSGASVRTALLDLRDSSWPLVILGADKRP
- the LOC140929830 gene encoding uncharacterized protein gives rise to the protein MWKFADDTTVSEIVPPSKQSALQQAVDFISSWSQENRLQLNPSKCKELQSCFTRSPPTHSPVELDGLAFESVNSAKVLGVTIRYDFKWNDHIFNVTSKAAKRLYLLSQLKRAGICASDLVLFYCSTIRSVLEYACQVFHSSLPYYLSEELERIQKRALRIIFPYASYNSALKEAGIPSLYDRRASLSSDLFNDIVLDINHKLAGLLPPKAEHHRQLRSNRKFNVPVCKTDRFKKSFIVSHSLRM